In a genomic window of Maricaulis maris MCS10:
- the thiE gene encoding thiamine phosphate synthase gives MSQLYLITPPRITADFVTTLESALEAGPVSALQIRLKDHSETELLELAPSLIKVAQSRGVAAILNDSPELADRLGCDGVHIGQSDGRVKDARAIMGKDRTIGVTCHASRHLAMVAGEAGADYVAFGAFYPTQTKPTDHVATTDLLTWWVELFELPCVAIGGITPDNGAPLVEAGADFLAVCGGVWLHADGPAAAVQAFAALTGDA, from the coding sequence ATGAGCCAGCTTTACCTGATCACCCCGCCCCGCATCACTGCCGATTTCGTCACCACGCTGGAGAGCGCCCTGGAGGCCGGTCCGGTCTCGGCCCTGCAGATCCGCCTCAAGGATCATTCAGAGACCGAGCTGCTCGAACTGGCGCCCTCGCTGATCAAGGTGGCCCAGTCGCGCGGTGTGGCGGCCATCCTCAATGACAGTCCGGAACTGGCCGACCGGCTGGGCTGCGACGGTGTCCATATCGGTCAGTCCGATGGCCGGGTGAAGGATGCCCGCGCCATCATGGGCAAGGACCGCACCATTGGCGTTACCTGTCATGCCAGCCGTCACCTGGCCATGGTGGCCGGCGAAGCGGGCGCCGACTATGTTGCCTTCGGGGCGTTCTATCCGACACAGACCAAGCCCACCGACCATGTCGCAACGACCGATCTCCTGACCTGGTGGGTGGAACTGTTCGAACTGCCATGCGTCGCCATCGGCGGCATCACGCCTGACAATGGGGCACCGCTGGTCGAAGCGGGTGCCGACTTTCTCGCCGTGTGCGGCGGTGTCTGGCTGCATGCCGATGGACCGGCCGCCGCCGTGCAGGCCTTTGCGGCGCTGACCGGCGACGCCTGA